From the Trifolium pratense cultivar HEN17-A07 linkage group LG4, ARS_RC_1.1, whole genome shotgun sequence genome, the window GAGAAAACGCAATAAAGGGAGGATATGGCTATTTATAGAGGCACGCGGTCtgttgaaaataacaaatttttcaaTTTCCTTGTTGACAAATGTCCAAACCCCTTGACAGGTGGAAAGAAGAACaagttttggagccaatccaaagtttGAAAGGCAGTCtaaacgataggagagataaatggaaaagaaagatatccattaatactttcaaaaaCGCCACTTCCTCTTGCGATAGACATagtcgaaaatggcatttttggggggcaatttgttggatataaatttggtatttatcaattaaatataattggtgggtccaatatctatttggaggtgatattgttaaaataaaactttcaaaggtgGCGTCGAGAGCCAGCTAGGTCGAAGCCAAAAAAGCGCTTCGAAAGATATGGATAATGCGTCCAATTTTGGTTCTGCCAGGAAGCTATCGAAAGCGCGAAATCGAACCGATggagagttgggccaagcccaaagaaggaacaacgaacggcccaaaaggtcttggcgcgcgctgaaggaatgaaagatgaaagtggagaacgtggtcgacgtggcaaatggaggagcgtccagatgatcgagaaacagttaccacttagtagtagtatttatagtagtttttcattcagaacaaaggtcacaaaatttatacaaacactctctccaaaaattctaagtactcagcgatcgaacgaacggaattcgaaggagaaatgtatgttttgtgaaccatctttatttgtaattgtttttcattcaatgcaatttgttttccagtaattttttcCAAGTCTGAGtccagatacttgcttgagaaactgctacttcgaggcgattcgaattagtttctcttgtatgctttaaaatattttgattcctaagtgtttgtttccttattcaaacgaacattcaaacaattttcttgaagcgaataaacacaaaattgtcctgagatttactagttgatctcgcgagtttaaatacttaaactagcggttgtttaccaaattccaacgtaaacagCATCATAACCTTTAGAAGTTCAgaatttaacaagttctctacGTCATCCCGATTTCCTAATATCAGTGCATAATTTAACTACGTGTGATTCTTAATCTCAAACATAAccgcagatactgaatttaatggtctcatatagGTAGGTTATAGTATCTCTTTGATTTTGTAGTCTTAGATGTGTCACGGTATCCACTTCGACCCTAGTTACTAACAAAATATGTGCGCATTTATATATGCTAGtgtataaacaaataaatagagATAGTAACGGATAATAAATGAATAACAATTGTCAATAGTCTTGGAAAATAACCAAATTACATGTCTCAAGCAGTCCTaggggagttcatctacttgacCTAACCCTGATGGGTTTAGGTGCTAAAAGACcaaacaagaaaagaaagaaagaataagcATATAGAAAAACCTTATTCCTTGAGAGCTCCTTAGCCCTCCTTTGATCCTCCTCATTTGCTCCTCAGAGGCTTATAGTTCTCTAAACTTctgaatatataattgtgaAGGTGGAGAACTCTATTTATAGTGTTTTGGGCTTGGGCTTCACGCACCATCGTGGCGAGATGGGATCCATCGTGGCGAGATGAGTCCTTTTTCTTGTTTAAAAAGCACGCAGACTTGGTGGCCAAGTTTTCTcttcatcgtggccacgatgtaTGCCATCGTAGCCGCAATAGCGTCCAGAATTAGATTCTTGCTTCAACacgaaagttgtagctctttgtcTTAACTTTCCAACGCATGGTCACGGGACTCGTTCCGATACGCGTAGCTCTAGTTATGGCGTTTTTGGTACGATGTGgtatttcttcatttttccatCTTGCGCATCGTACTCATCGTGCCCATGATGGTTCACAGATTTCTCATCGTGGCCACATTGCGATCTATCGTGCTACGATGgattgattttttataatcttttaatCGTATTCTCATCGTGCTATGATTGGCCATCCATCGTGGTGCGATGAATTCTtcaatttcttcctttttttgcccttttttgtgcttttttcttgatttttggTCAAGTAACTTCATAACTTTTAGTCTTCTTTTGCTATTAAAATTACTCTAAAACAGTACTAAAAACATCCTATAATTGACGAAACAGTTTTTTGAACAAAcgaaacaaattttaaaaaaatatttacgaAACAGTTTTTTGAACAAAcgaaacaaatttttttttatcaaatgaacTTATACATTATAAGCCATTAGGAAGACTGAAATGTCAAACACCtctctgaaattttaaaattcgtcaaataccccgcttaaatttgaaaataggtAAATATCCTTCTGAAATTGTATAACCTTAATCAAATTGCCCCTTACTCCGTTTGATTGATGGAACAAGGAACAATTTTATTGACGTTTACAATTTCAGCGGGAAAACTCCCCCAAAATCATTAGGAAGACTTGCTAATGAATTTAGAcaaaatgtatattttatttttattgatttaatttgttcttatatttaagactAGAGATGTTAATTACATGGATCGAATAAAAACGTCAtccttaaccaaaaaaattaaaattattatgattgATAACAAggtcttcaaaaaaataaaataaaaaaaaagtacaatatTAAGCTAATGTAAGAGCAAGAGTGGAATATGCTCCTTTGCTAACAAGCAACTTACACACATCCTCATGATCCCAAACTTTAGCCATAAACAAAGGTGTGACACCCCTCTTATTCATAGCATTAAGATTCACACCCTTGTCAACAAAAATCTTAACAGTCTCAATATCACCACTTTCCACTGCCATATGCAAGGGTACATGACCTTCATTATCCTCACATTCTAAGTCCAACCCTGCCTTACAAAGCATTAACACCACATCCTTGTGCCCTTTAAATGCTGCAGCATGAAGTGGTGTTAAGCCATAATTATCACGGTAGTTGAAATTCACACCTCTTCTTAATAGGGATTCAAGTTCCCTCACATTTCCTTGCCTTGATGCCTCTAACACCGATTTTCCTTGCTCCACATCCTCcacctaattaaaaaaaaaaaaacattcaacatacattttttgtaaaaaaagcTTGAATCTGTGCAACATGTAGAGCAACTCCTCCGGCGACATTATTTTGATTCAGTCCGCCAACATGTAGTCTTAAAAAATGGGTGATTTTGCAAATAAGACTATTGGGGTCCGACGCCCTAGAGTTCTCGTGACTTCAATAAGAAACGTGACTTCAGTAAGAAACTAGCTCATGTGTAACTAGTGTTCCGAAATATagttaatataatttattaaaatttaattaaaacaattttttaattttttttgtcaaattgtATGGTGGCTAGACTCATCcatttaaatgtgaaaaaatataaaatttggagTGGAGTTCAAACCCgaccactccaataatatcCATGATAGTTACACTTATATgacacaatttttaaatttaattactaAACTATAATTCTCTAaccaatttagtctctaaattTCTAATTTACACTCATAGTACATGTTTTTGCTAatgtttaaataaaaaaaaattagcttttaattttagtttgtcttttttttctCCGTAAATATAAAGGACAAAAAGTGTAGCAAGTGACGAGACACTCACGTGTtgttcttcacaagcaataatATTCCCACCAGCCACATGTACATCATCAGAGCCCTTGAAATTACCAGATCCAACGGCCTCACAAATTCTCAACCCAGCTTCAAGCAAAACATGAACCATATCATCCGGGTTATTCAACTCAGAAGCAACTCGCAAAAGCGACTCAGACTCAGCAGGGTTCAATTCCAAAAGCATAGAACGCTGCCGTTTAATCAAACTCCTAACACATTCCAAATCACCACGAGAAACAGCATCATACAAAAGAAACTTCCCAACAAACGCAACTTTGAGTTTAATATCATAAGTTGAAAATCCATAAGGACGAGTAGCAAACCACGAGTTAATTGAATCGGTATCGGAGTGAGTTGACTCAGACGAGTTGGATGAAAAGTTACTAAACTCAGCCGTTTTGATGAGGAATTTGTCGGAGGGTGAACGAGGGTAAGAACGAGGGAGATGAGATTGTGGTTTGAGGATGATTTGGAAGGTGGAAATTGAGAGTGGTGGAATGAGTCCACTCGGTGGGTTAACTAGGAATTTGTTGGGTGATGaggtttgaattttgaaagcTATTGGTTTGGTTGGGTTTAGTGATTTGAGTTGGATTGTGGTTCGGCATTTGGTGTGGAGTGTGAATTCTATCCGAACCTCTGCTGGTTCGCATACTTCTACTAGCTTCTCCATCTACCAGTGTGATTGGGGTGGAAtggatttgtgtttttttttttttccttttctttttggtaTATATATGTGGAGAAAAGGGAATATTTGAGTTCACGGGACAATGTCACAATGGAATATGTctatctttaatttgtttttttgatgcatatatatctttaatttgtattaaatgctaaaattgcattttagacttggaattttaatttttttaccaaaacaaattcatatttcattcataatataagatggactcaaattaaaaacatgagaGTTAATATAAGATTGTGACGTTTCGCAAGTGAGTGAGGAGCGAAGTTaatttatactccctccggtcttttttataaggaatatttagggcaaaaaatttagtcctttttataagaaactttgaccaattttcaaatattttaaatgttcaatttcacttatgcccttatttattatgagagagaatttaaaaataagtaagttagttgaataaagagtaattaaataagggtatacatggaataaattaaaatttataagagtattaaatgaaaataactatgttaaatgtgcttcattggtctgtgtgattttttcaaagtgttccttataataaggaccggagggagtatttatctTAAAGTTCGGAtaatttcataataataatttatgacaATCATTTATAATTTGACCAAATTCCTATTAATTATTGGAGTTATCCTTATATGGCGTTTACCACTCTAGTTAACTCCAATTCCCCCACTCAAGTGATGGCTTCTTTCAAGGCCTATGCCTCTGCAGATGGTGGGGAGCCGGGAAACCACGGTGGTGGTGAGCCATAAAACCACTTCATGCTAAATGAAACTATAGGATAAAGATAATTTCTTAAAAACAACTATGTAAATATCTTGATATTTCacagtcaaaaaaaaaaaaccttgataTTTCAATGTCTATTGAAAGATTCATCTTCAACACCATGAGTAAATCCGCCTCTAAACAGGGTGATGTTTCTTtgctttattttcatttataaatttataaattcttttttttttttttttgactaacttataaattcttatttttaaatacaccttatgtttaaaaagttttttatatattttttaacttcTTAAAATTCTTTTACTAATATCATATACCTTATGTTAAATGTTACTAATATCATGccatttcattattattacttatATCATCACATTTCGAATAGAACACTGAAATGTGGACAAAATTGAATTAGCTCAAgttacttatttaaattaaattatacaacataacataattaattaaatattaaatatatttacattTAACAACAAATgtaattaaacaatttttttagcaCACATTATACTTTCTCAACACCTTAATGCTCTCAACTTAGGTCACAAGTTAGcgtttgttggaacaaaattgagatTTATAAATTCCCCAATCACtattaaaggttttgatgataacaaaatattaaatgtacaattggAGAGGTACTAAAATTTGATTTCAAGTATGCAGAATTATTTTAAAGATAAGCTCTGAAGATATGCTAGAAGATGACCATTCAGAAGTTCTGAAGGATCAGAGGATATCAACATTCAGAAGATGTAAGCTTCAGAAGTTGAAAGTTTAGAAGATGATAAACCTCTGCACAAATCTCTGATCTTCTTGAAGACTAGGGTTATTGGTTTGAATAATTGAGTCAACACGTTTATCAAAGACGAAAGCGACTATACAAATGGTTCAGGATAGCTCTCTTACATAATCCCTAGTCTTAAGGAAGTAACGTGATGTGTCTGGTCTTCTTTGCTAAGAAAGGAAAGTTTTCTCTGCGTCAAGGCAAAGTTGTGGAAACTCTTGTTCATAATTGGATGGTATTTCAAATCCATGTCAAGACAATTTAGTTCAGACCAAGCTGACAATCTTATCTTCATCAATGGTCAAATGCAACGTCTATATTTTATTTGCCTATATATATAAGACGAATTGCATCTCTGCATAACAACGTACGCGCACATAATCAAATTGAAAGAACTCTGCACAAAGACTTAAAACTCTGAAGCCCTGAATCTGTCATACTCTGATAGTTGCTCAAACACTTTGTAACTtatactttcatttgtaaacCTTGTGTTTATTAGAAGTTTTTGTTTAAATAGCTTGAGCATTTGAGTAGGAAGTCTCTTGTTAGTTTTAACTTGAGCAAGTGGTTGTAATTTTGGTGATTATTTTAGTGAAACTCTCTTGAAAGTGCAAGAGGACCAGACTACTCTCGATTTATGAGAAGAACCAGTATAAATTCTTGTGTGTTCTTGTTTCCTCTCTATCTTCTTACCTTGTGCTTTAGTTTTATCCGCTGCTATCtcgaaaaagttttaaaacactaaaatacaattcaaccccccttcttgtgtttttccACCTTCAGCGTTACCAACTTGAATTAATTATAAACgggtcacacaaaaaaaattataaacaagggaaaaaattgtaaaaataccAATTCCAAAATTATCAAAGTATAACAATATCTCATATTTAAACTCGAATAAAAATGTTAAGTCGATATTGCATTGTCAAGGTTGAGTTAATTTTGTAGACTTAtacaaggtttttttttgtttaccagCTGGGGATCGAATCCAGGATCTATAACGTACTACCAAAATTCCTCAccattagaccaaacctagGGGCTACATGTGTAATGCTTCCATTCAATTACTAAAAACCCGTTATCAAGTAAAATTATGAAATTCAAACACAAGACTTACTGTCTACTACTCAAATTCCTCACCACtggaccaaacctagtggcttaaaaaTCCAAACACAACCTTAAACACTAACCGACAAAagctaaaaatttgaaaattcttACTCCAGTTTTCCACTTGGTCACTCACTAATCACTATAACGAACTCGTTTGGCTACTGAACAAGAAAGAAATTCGTTGATCACAAAGGGCCCCACTCTAACAAACAAGAACACACTAAACACCGAAATCCCAATCCTCTACAACATAAAAAACCCCAGCTACCCTACTACACTCCACCTCATTAAATCTAACCCATTCAAATGTACCCGTCGTCTAATCACGATTCATAGCAAGCTAATCACGGTTCATAGCAGTGATAGCTCAGAGAACTCTGTGCACCCTCGTGTACTGGATTCATTTCCGTTCACAACGAGTACGTTTCCTTCCCTAACAATAAGCTTCATTTGGCGGGTATAGAAATAAGAGATTTCAGAGAGAATCGCttttttcactttctttctctcaaatttTCTTCAAACTTTCTTCACCTTTTCTTCAACTTATAACACTACATTACGCACAGTTCTTGCAACTTTCTCGTTACAGATCATTTACTTTTCATCTCCATAGCTACAAGATGTTTTACTCACACCAGCTTCTCGCTCGAAAAGCTCCACTCGGCCAAATCTGGTATTAATTTTCACATTTTCACGTTTTTAATTTTCATCTGCATTTGAAATTTCTCTCATAAGCATGTTCATGCtctgtttttgaaaatttgaattaattattCATTTCATCTACATTTGAAATTCAGCGTGTTGTTATTGTTACCGTTACTaaaataagctcaatatctgcTTAATCGATTTTTCTTGATGAAGGATGGCTGCGACTATGCATGCGAAGATTAACAGAAAGAAACTGAGTAAGCTGAATATCATCAAGATCTGGTATCATAATCGTTTTTCTTGATCGTAATCGTTGTTTATTGATAATTGATTATATTTtccttattcttcttctttaacTGAATTTCTTATACGGTGTCGTTTGGTTTTGCTTGTTTACAGTGAAGAGATTCTTAATCCAGCGATTCCAATGGCTCTGAGACTTTCTGGAATTCTCATGGGTATATTCACACTCTTTCTATGTTTGATTAATTGATACTTTTTTCgtgttctttttctcttttttgtgaTTCTATTGAATGGATTTTGTGATTTTAAAAGGTGGAGTTGTGATTGTCTATGAAAGAAAAGTGAAGATGCTTTATGGTAAATTTCTTGAATGCTTGTTTTTTCATGattaattagttaataaaaTGTTAAATCGACGAAGTTTCTGAATTAtctgtgtttttcttttttgaattttgTCTTTCTTAACGCAGATGATGTTTCGCGTCTTCTGGTATAGAATTCAACTTTCAGTTTTCTcttattatgtttttaattttcaatagGTTTCAATTTTGGGATATAATTGATTTAAATTTGATTATGTAAGGTTGAAATTAATGAAGCCTGGAAAGTAAAGAGTGGCCCTGATCCTACATTGCTTCCTAAAGGGAAATCTCAAGCCAAGTAAATCAAATTTGCATTACCtattaattattttctatttcaacTTGTTCATGGTTTGAagctattttctattttataaagGGAAGATATTACATTTTACTTTGTCTTAATTTGATTTCCTTTAATTTGCATGTGTATTGTGTGTTAACTTTTTGATAGGAGATCGGCAATTACTATGCCAGATATAGAGCAGATGACTATTGAAATGGAACAGTCCCATCAGTCCAATGCAACGTGGTTCCAGCATAGTAACTACGTTTCTATGGTAATACATTGCACAGAAAATGTGCTATTTAGtgtttttcaatatattatgtTGAGCTAATTTGTAATCCACCAATAACCTATGTAGCAAAGATATTGTAGTTTCGTTTTTTAGGCTTTGCAAACAAGACTTATCTATGTTTATTCTTTTGTTGCAGACACTTGATGATGTGCAGGAACCCGACCTTGGTAATCGAGATTCAGGGGATGATCACCATCAaggttttcatatttaatttaccAAACATTTATATGTCTGCATTTGGTCTAATTGTTCCTATGCTGATACTTGAATATTCGCAGCTGCTCTGGAGGATATTAACTTACCTGAACCTTTCCAATATAATACGGATCCACCCAATCAAAATGAGAGGTTTTTGGCTTTAACCATCCTTCTTTTGTATAATTGTGTTCTTCTTTCTAGCAGTATTTGTTAGAACTCGTATACATGAGGAGGGTCCTAGTGACTCACTAATTCATCACAATGCTGTGGGTCCCAAAGTGTGGCAAGTTTATTCTAGAAGATATAAGAAAGCTGTCAAGAGTTAGTTAGAGAATGAGTGACgtggagagagagaagagagctaGTATCCATCACAATTGTATAAGGAGTGAGGTGTGGGTTGAGAGGAGGTATCCTTGATATTTTGAGTTTGTTATCATGTGTAGGCAGCATTGAGCTGGCCTATCGGAGCTGAGCTCTGGGCAGATCTAGGAATCTCATTTTCCCTTTATCTGTAAAAACTCCATTTAAATTCCATTAATAAAGCTCTCATTATATTTTCAATACTGTTATATTACTCTTTCTGCTTGTTTTGAGATTTGGTTCCTAACAATTTGGTCCGACCTACCGGATTCATTTTGAGAGGATCAGTGAATGCCACCGAAGAAGAACCAGTTCGATTTGATCAAAGGTATGGATGCGAAGATAGCAACGTTGGAGGAAGAACTCATGGGAGTGAAGACGACGTTGTCTGCGATGGAGAAGAATCAAGCAACTCTCATCGCGTTGTTTGAGAAGAGTCTCGGAAAGTCGTTAAGAACTGAAGAAGAGAGTGTCGTTAACGATCGAAGTTCGACGAAGGTGTTAGGAGAAGGATCGGCTAAAGGATCGGAGAAATCGGGAACGAGTCAGCTTCAAGGAGAAGCGTTGGTTGAGTTTCGTCAATCAGTGAAGAAGGTGGAGCTGCCAATGTTTGACGGCGAAGATCCAGCCGGTTGGATTTCCAGAGCTGAGGTTTATTTTCGTGTGCAAGACACGACGCCGACGGTGAGGGTGAATCTCGCTCAACTGTGTATGGAAGGACCTACCATTCATTTCTTTAATTCGTTACTCAACGAAGAAGAGGAATTGACATGGAGCAGGTTGAAGGATGCGTTATTGGAGAGGTACGGAGGACATGGAGAAGGAGATGTTTATGAGCAGTTGACGGAGCTTCGACAAACTGGGAGCGTGGATGAATACATCACTGAGTTCGAATATCTCACGGCTCAGATACCCAGATTACCCGATAAACAATTTCTGGGATATTTTTTACATGGGTTGAAGGAGGAAATTCGTGGGAAGGTGAGAAGTTTGGCAGTGTTGAGCGATTTGAGTCGTTCGAAGGTTTTGCAGGTCTCACGTGCTGTAGAGAAGGAGATGGGAGGTGGATCTGGATCGGGCTATCACAAACCATATAAATCGGGTCATGGGTCAACCCGATCTGGTGGTCATAGGCCCAATAAAGGAAGTGGATCAGACTGGGTGTTAGTTAAAGAAAGTAAGGAGCACACCTCAAGCAATGGATCAAGAGGAAACGAGTTTGGGCCTAAGAATGATAAACAAGCCcaatatgataaaaaaagaaatggaCCACGTGACCGTGGTTTTACTCATCTATCTTACAATGAGCTCAtggaaagaagaaagaagggattgtgttttaagtgtgggggacCTTTTCATCCAATGCAACAATGTCCAGACAAACACTTAAGAGTGTTAGTGGTGGAGGATGAGGATGAAAGTGGACAAGAAGGGAAGTGTCTAGCAGTAGAGGTGGACGAAGAAGATGAGGAGGTGGACGGAGAAATGAGTATGATGAGCTTTCAACAGTTGGGTCAACATGACTACATAAAGCCACAGTCCATACGGTTGAAAGGAACTATTCATGAGGTACCAGTTTCAATTCTTATTGATAGTGGAGCAACTCACAATTTTATTTCTCATCATTTAGTGCATAAAATGAATTGGTCCGTTNNNNNNNNNNNNNNNNNNNNNNNNNNNNNNNNNNNNNNNNNNNNNNNNNNNNNNNNNNNNNNNNNNNNNNNNNNNNNNNNNNNNNNNNNNNNNNNNNNNNNNNNNNNNNNNNNNNNNNNNNNNNNNNNNNNNNNNNNNNNNNNNNNNNNNNNNNNNNNNNNNNNNNNNNNNNNNNNNNNNNNNNNNNNNNNNNNNNNNNNNNNNNNNNNNNNNNNNNNNNNNNNNNNNNNNNNNNNNNNNNNNNNNNNNNNNNNNNNNNNNNNNNNNNNNNNNNNNNNNNNNNNNNNNNNNNNNNNNNNNNNNNNNNNNNNNNNNNNNNNNNNNNNNNNNNNNNNNNNNNNNNNNNNNNNNNNNNNNNNNNNNNNNNNNNNNNNNNNNNNNNNNNNNNNNNNNNNNNNNNNNNNNNNNNNNNNNNNNNNNNNNNNNNNNNNNNNNNNNNNNNNNNNNNNNNNNNNNNNNNNNNNNNNNNNN encodes:
- the LOC123924112 gene encoding protein VAPYRIN-like, whose amino-acid sequence is MEKLVEVCEPAEVRIEFTLHTKCRTTIQLKSLNPTKPIAFKIQTSSPNKFLVNPPSGLIPPLSISTFQIILKPQSHLPRSYPRSPSDKFLIKTAEFSNFSSNSSESTHSDTDSINSWFATRPYGFSTYDIKLKVAFVGKFLLYDAVSRGDLECVRSLIKRQRSMLLELNPAESESLLRVASELNNPDDMVHVLLEAGLRICEAVGSGNFKGSDDVHVAGGNIIACEEQHVEDVEQGKSVLEASRQGNVRELESLLRRGVNFNYRDNYGLTPLHAAAFKGHKDVVLMLCKAGLDLECEDNEGHVPLHMAVESGDIETVKIFVDKGVNLNAMNKRGVTPLFMAKVWDHEDVCKLLVSKGAYSTLALTLA
- the LOC123922354 gene encoding sister chromatid cohesion 1 protein 1-like yields the protein MFYSHQLLARKAPLGQIWMAATMHAKINRKKLSKLNIIKICEEILNPAIPMALRLSGILMGGVVIVYERKVKMLYDDVSRLLVEINEAWKVKSGPDPTLLPKGKSQAKRSAITMPDIEQMTIEMEQSHQSNATWFQHSNYVSMTLDDVQEPDLGNRDSGDDHHQAALEDINLPEPFQYNTDPPNQNERFLALTILLLYNCVLLSSSIC